Part of the Acidimicrobiia bacterium genome is shown below.
AAGCAGCAAACCGACAATAAAATCACACCCAAAACAACAACAGTTGCGCTAAACATAAACCCTCTTTAACTGATCCGCTCAGGCGTCCAGAACCGCTTCGAGTTCAATGACAAGTTGCACCCGTTCACCAACCATCACCCCACCGCCCTCTAAGGGCATGTTGAAGGAGATACCGAAGTCGCTTCGGTTGATTTCACCTCGCGCCGACAAACCAATCCGAGTGCCGCCCCAAGGGTCCGCACCGACGCCGTTGTATTCGACGGTCAATGCGACCGGTAGAGTCACGCCCTTTATCGTCAAATCACCCTCGACTACAAAATCTTCGCCATCGCGGCGCAACGATGTGGTCCGGTATGTCATCATTGGATGACTCTCAGCATCAAAGAAATCACTCGAACGCAAATGGGTGTCACGGTCAGCATTACGGGTATCTATTGAAGCGAGATCCACCGTCAACTCAGCTGAAGACTCCATCAGGTCCGCGGCGGTAGTGATCGTTCCCGAGATATTACTAAAGCTACCCCGAACCTTAGAGACCATCAGATGCCGCACGCTAAAACCGACATCAGTGTGAGCTTCATCTAGCTTCCATGTGCCAACCGTATAGCCGGGAAGCGTTTCTGTTTCTTTCATAGTTCCTCCTAAATAGTGTCCACACGATTAGTGTTATAGTTACTTTTAATAACAGACAGCATCATAAGTAATTAAAAACAAGACGCCATAAGGCACTTCAACATGCCTCAGTCACACAGAAAGAACCATGGTTCAACAAGCAGCACTACCCGACAATAAACTCGCACCCAATGACTGCCCAGTACGCGACGTACTCAACCGCATCGGTGATAAATGGTCTGTTCTCGTATTGCACCTTCTCACCTCTCAAACCAAACGGTTCACCGAACTAAGAAACGACATTGCCGGCATCAGCCAACGCATGCTTACCGTCACCCTACGTGGCCTTGAACGCGACGGCCTTGTTACGCGTACCGTGTACCCCATCGTCCCCCCACGCGTTGACTATGCCCTCACCGACCTAGGCCTAAGCCTTTCGAAGACAATTAATAACCTCGTTAACTGGGCCGAACACAATCGCCACCTTATTGACAATGCCCGCAACGACTACGATCAACGCGAAGATACGCCAATCCTATAACGCCAGCCCAATGGCTGTGGCGCCTACAACGATTTAGATTCATGCGCGGAACAAAAGGTTCTACAAATACCTGACCGTCCACCCGGTCGTCTGAGTCGCACTGGATTTATCCTCCTCACCCCCGGAGTTTCGCCAAGATGCAGGTTCGGGCGTGATTGGTGATCTTGACCCCACCGGGCCCAGTTAATAAGTCGCAAGCAGCATCAAAAATGACTCCGGTTGGGTTGCCCGCTTTGTCGCGATCTATGCGCCACCCGACGGGGTTACCGTGGCGGCGTCTACGCCCGCCGCTTGCAATGACGCATGGTTAACCACATAGCCGTGGCCGCTACTGTGCATTATCTCTACCGGGAGGTCTTGAGATACCCGGTCAAGGTCATTAGTGGTGGGATGGGCATCGTTGTTGCCCAAACGGTGATGGTCATAGCCGAAACCACGAATCAGCCCGCCTTCTAAGAACCGACCGTGTTCACGAAGCAGCTTCACCACCTCGTCGATACTAGCTACACCGGTTAAATCAGCCCAGGAAGCACATTGGCCAACATCAGCGGGTGAGTATGGGCGTCCACAAAACCCGGCAACAAAGTCGTCCCGGCAAAATCAACCTTTTTGGTGCCCGAGGGAGCCAGCGCAGCACAACCTTCAAGGGTCCCCACCGCAGTTATACAGTCACCCATAACCAAAATAGCCTCCGCCAAGCCAGCGGTCGAAATCGTACGAATGGTTCCCCCAGAAAATAACCGTGATATAGGCATGGCCTCAGATTAACTTGACCCAAGCTTTGGCCAAGCATCCGTCATGCTTAAATGCCCATCGAGGCCTCTCCCCAATGACAATCAAACCCTCGTCTTGCTTCATAGCCTCCGCCATACTGCTCCTATACTCCCCGTAACCCTCAACCCTTTTTAGGAGCACCATGCCTTCCGACCGTTCTTTAAAAACCATGAACAGTATTCACCGCGGCCTAATAAAAGTCACCGGCGGCAAGGCCGGTTGGACCACCGGCAAAATGCCGGTACTCAAACTCACCACCATCGGACGCCACTCGGGTCAGCCTCGCACCGTCATGTTGACCTCCCCCATCCAAGAAGGCGACACCATGGTTGTTGTGGCTTCCAAAGGCGGCGCCGACACCCACCCGGCTTGGTTTCATAACCTCAAAGAAAACCCCAAAGTGCAAGTAGCCACCCAAGACGCTGATGAGCACCCCATGATGGCCGAAATAGTTTCTCCCGAAGAACGAGCCCGCCTTTGGCCGCTCATCACCGAAAAGTATTCGGGTTACGCCGGTTACCAAGAAAAAACCGACCGAGAAATACCGCTCATTGCACTGCGTCCTCTGGCCTAAAAAACAAGAACTACTCTTCTTCCGAACGCCCAATAAGTTCTTCAATGGTCACCGAAAGGTCGGGGCCAAAGCCGCCCCGGAAGTCAAACGATTCGGTTTCCACATGGTTCACTCCTTGGTCATGAGCAATGCTTTTGACCGTTTGGATAAGCCCGTTGGGCCCGCACACCGCAATATGGGCACCGACCAAGCTTTTGCCCCTGAGGAGTTCAGAAAATGTTTCTACACTAAACCGGCGGCCGGTTGAACTTTCAAACCACTCCAAACGAATCCGCCCATCTGCGGCCGCCCGCTCAAGAACAGCTGTCGCCATAGCATCTTCTCGTGAACGCACACAGTAGAGAAGTACCGGGCGCTCCGCTAACTCTGCTGGCGAAAGCGTTTCTGTCATACTCAAAAACGGGGTGATGCCTACCCCACCGGCTATCCAATAGGTGGGAGCCGGTTTCTTCGGTAATGGAGCGAACTCGCCGAACGGTCCTTCCACATACACTTCGGAGCCAACTAAATCCATATTTTGCAAACGCCCTGTCCAGTCACCCAAGTCTCGGATAAAGAACCGAAGGTCGGGTTCGTGAGGCGCCGAAGCAATAGTGAAAGTATGAGGCTCACTCATGTCTTTGATCTGCAACTTTATGGTGGCGAATTGCGCTGGATGATGCTTAAGTTTTCGCCCCTTAGGAGAAAGACAAAGTTCGGTAGTTGTTCCATGGCGAGACACCGTGGCTAATTGATAGCGCTTGCCGCGAATCATCATGTCGTAGCCCACCACTCGACCGAAATAAGCCAACAAACCCAGCACCATGATGGTGCCAAAATACCAGCCCCAACCCGATCCATTGGCGTACGGTTTTTCGGTGGCATAAAAATGGAAGCAAGCAAAAGCGAAAGGCACGCCCAAAAGTTTGTGGGTTAAGCGCCAGTAGCGGTAGGGAATCCAACGGATCAGGCTGATGCCCACCAAAATATAAAGCATCGTTTGGCCATTGCCAGCTAAATCTTCGGCCATATCAGCAACGGACTCCGAAGCGCCTTCGATGCCGCCTTCAATCTCTGCTTCCACACTGGTGTGCAAGTACATGGCCACCACAGCCAAAGTTCCGGCCCAGCGATGCGATCGGTACATCATGTCAAGGCCACCAAACAGTGGTTCCAACGCCCGGGGGCGCAAAGAAAGAACAAAACTCCAGGCCATTAACACTATAGAAACAGACCCGATGAACAGCCCAAAAGTGGCGCTGCCGTCTTCACCCTGTGCACCCACAAATACGGGAAACCCCACCACAGCCGTTACGACGATCAGCAAAGGGCCAACCCAGGTGCGATTAAAACGAGGGACATGAAACTTAGAAACCTGTGGGACCCAATCTCGGGGTGAGCCTGCTGCTCGTTTGATCACCGTTTTCCACGACAACTTGGCGGGGTTAAAATTCTCAAACATCAAACTAGGCTACCTCGGTCGTCACCGCAGTACTAACTACCAAATTCCTCGGCCCCTAGCATCTTCTTTTGGCCTTGCCGTAGGCATTTCATCTAGCCGCGTGCTTTATTTTCGGGGTTAGATACTCGGCAACGGAGACAACAATTCAATCTTCGCTTCACTGATCTGAGGCCATTTTGCGTCGCAAGTAACAACCGATGAGCCTGAGTGAACTCCCAAAGCCACCACCAGTGCGTCGAGCAAAGGAAAGTTTTTGTTCCCATATTTTGCCCGCAGATGACACGCCAAATCAGCAACCTCGTCAGAAACCACTTCTACGCAAAACCCAACCCCAACCAGCACCGCTCCGGCTTCTTCAAACCTCTTTAATTTTGCCGGCAGTACCAGCGCTTCAGCCCAAGTGACATTTAGAACATGTATTTTCTTTTCTCTCAAACAACGATCTAAGGCAACTTTGTGAAAAGGGTCGGCGGCATCCAAAACTGCTACTGCAACATTTGCGTCAACGACTACGCTCACCGTTCTCCTGCCTCCGCTCGTTGTTTAGCAAGATGATTTTTCGGCCAAACAAGTTCTAATGCTCTGATTTTCGCTTCAACGATTTCCCGCTGTACCTGAATCGCTTCTTCCTCGTGGTCGGACACAAAATCTTCAATAGCCTTTTGAGTAAGTTGCGATAAATTGAGTTCAAGCTTTCTACTCATTTCATCAAGTTCTTCTGGCAAGTAGATCGTTCGGTTCGGCATACGCATACCATAACATGGTCATACGTATACCCGTAGCACACGGTGCCCCACTTGATGCCCCACTTGATGCTCTTCTTGTGGCATTATCTGTTTTCGTAACAAGCGGAGGAAACGCTATGCCTACTTATTCATGCCCATCTTGTGAAATGACCGTCAACGCAACCTGTGGAGCCTGTGACGCCCCCCTGGTCAACGATGTGCTTACCAAAGACGACGGTTCAACGGTTCAAGTTTCAAAATGCCCCAACGGGCACGGAAAAATCAAATCCCCCATGTGTTGCGGCGCCGACATGTCTTGCTCGGTGGCCTAAACCTCATACCCCGCCTACGCTCGGGTTATGTGGTTTCAACTAAAAATACCGGGATCCCTCCTGGCTTCCTACTTGGTCCTCTCGGCCTGCGCGGGCGTTGACAACAAACCTGTAGCAGCCACCACATCCACCACCAGCATCACCATGCTGGCCAGCGGCACTGCTCCGGCTCATCAAACCACTACCACTATCAAGCTTGGCTGGCACACGGCACCTCCCGTACCCATAAACACCCAAGCCATGGTGGCTATTCACTTGGACCCCACGGGCCCCACCGTTATCCACGCCACGGCCCAAAACTGGGAACGCCTGTCAAACCTGATAGCCATCGCCGATACTTTTGGTCATAAACTCACTTTGTTGATGTCTTCTGATTGGGCCGACCTGGTGGCCGCCGACCACGCTCGCCAAACCTCTTTACAAACCTGGGTCAACAATGGGCATCAACTGGGCTTTCATCACCACACCTGCGGGCACACCTCTCCCGATGGGTATACCGACATCAAAAACCCTTGCCGGGGCGCTGCCTCACGGGGGTCGGTGGCCGATGCTTTTGCCAAGGTGCAAGATCTTGTCCTTTCTCTTAATCTGCCACCAATAACTATCGCTGCCCAGGGCCCCAACACCGATGGCCTTTATCGAGCCGCCGAATGGCAGCCCGGAGTCAACTTCGCTACCGGCATCATGGCCGACAACACCGACGGTCACCCCGACCACCGCTTCATCACTCAACCTCGTTGTGCTACCGATTACGGAAATAGTTATGCCGGCCAGCCCGGGCAATATTTGGTAGCCGAACTTGGCCATGCCCAACTTAATGTGGGGGCCTTTGCCCGCATTCAGACCGACAACAACTTGGCGGCCTTGACTCATGAAATTATTCAAGTAACCGTCGGCGACCATGCCCAGACAGCAGTAAACCTTGGCGTGGTCTTTCATGCTCGTGAATACACCGCAACGCCTCGCAACGAATCCAGCGATGACTACCGCACCGACCGGGACTACCTTGATGCCGTGTTGCAGATTTTTGCCGACCAGCGCATACCGGTAGTCACCGCACAAGAAATTCTCGAAACCAGCAACCCCTGCCGGTAGCCGGCAAAACCCTTAGCCAGCGTTAATTATTTTTAATGGTCATGCCGCCATCAACCATCAACAGGTGGCCGGTGACGTAAG
Proteins encoded:
- a CDS encoding polyisoprenoid-binding protein codes for the protein MKETETLPGYTVGTWKLDEAHTDVGFSVRHLMVSKVRGSFSNISGTITTAADLMESSAELTVDLASIDTRNADRDTHLRSSDFFDAESHPMMTYRTTSLRRDGEDFVVEGDLTIKGVTLPVALTVEYNGVGADPWGGTRIGLSARGEINRSDFGISFNMPLEGGGVMVGERVQLVIELEAVLDA
- a CDS encoding transcriptional regulator → MVQQAALPDNKLAPNDCPVRDVLNRIGDKWSVLVLHLLTSQTKRFTELRNDIAGISQRMLTVTLRGLERDGLVTRTVYPIVPPRVDYALTDLGLSLSKTINNLVNWAEHNRHLIDNARNDYDQREDTPIL
- a CDS encoding nitroreductase family deazaflavin-dependent oxidoreductase, giving the protein MPSDRSLKTMNSIHRGLIKVTGGKAGWTTGKMPVLKLTTIGRHSGQPRTVMLTSPIQEGDTMVVVASKGGADTHPAWFHNLKENPKVQVATQDADEHPMMAEIVSPEERARLWPLITEKYSGYAGYQEKTDREIPLIALRPLA
- a CDS encoding type II toxin-antitoxin system VapC family toxin; translated protein: MSVVVDANVAVAVLDAADPFHKVALDRCLREKKIHVLNVTWAEALVLPAKLKRFEEAGAVLVGVGFCVEVVSDEVADLACHLRAKYGNKNFPLLDALVVALGVHSGSSVVTCDAKWPQISEAKIELLSPLPSI